In Haloplanus rubicundus, one DNA window encodes the following:
- the purB gene encoding adenylosuccinate lyase, translating to MTDLPRSDPLAAVSPLDGRYARYTEPLVPYASESALMRARVRVEVEYLLALADLDATPVAVDGTERESLRDCYQDFDADDARLIKRLETEGAAGYSATNHDVKAVEYFLQTETRASLHPWIHFGLTSEDVNNLAHRLLLEPAVEEVLLPALAGVRDELTTLARDYRDTPMLARTHGQPATPTTFGKEMAVVAARLGRTMGRVREAADSLSGKLAGASGTYAAHDAAYPDVDWPAFSREFVTGLGLDHTPLATQVNPCDDIATLFDALRGVNNVLRDLDLDAWLYVSDRYLGQRAVAGETGSSTMPHKVNPIDFENSEGNLSKANADLTFLADYVTTSRLQRDLSDSTVKRNMGAALGHCLIAYRKTEAGLEKVVPNEQVMREELEATPEVIGEAVQTILRREGDTEAYERVKELTRGERVTIEDFRDLFEDLDVDAPVREELRALTPATYTGVAATLADSAPE from the coding sequence ATGACCGATCTGCCACGGAGCGACCCGCTCGCGGCCGTCTCGCCGCTCGACGGGCGCTACGCGCGCTACACCGAACCGCTGGTGCCCTACGCCAGCGAGTCGGCGCTCATGCGGGCACGGGTCCGCGTCGAAGTCGAGTATCTCCTCGCGCTCGCGGACCTCGACGCGACACCGGTCGCCGTCGACGGCACGGAACGCGAGTCGTTGCGCGACTGCTATCAGGACTTCGACGCCGACGACGCCCGCCTGATCAAGCGCCTCGAAACCGAGGGTGCGGCGGGCTACAGCGCGACCAACCACGACGTGAAGGCGGTGGAGTACTTCCTGCAGACGGAGACGCGAGCATCGCTCCACCCGTGGATCCACTTCGGCCTGACCAGCGAGGACGTGAACAACCTCGCGCACCGCCTCCTGCTCGAACCCGCCGTCGAGGAGGTACTCCTGCCCGCGCTCGCAGGCGTGCGAGACGAACTGACGACGCTCGCCCGCGACTATCGGGACACGCCGATGCTCGCGCGCACCCACGGCCAGCCGGCGACGCCCACGACGTTCGGCAAGGAGATGGCCGTCGTCGCCGCGCGCCTCGGGCGGACGATGGGCCGGGTCCGCGAGGCTGCGGACTCGCTTTCGGGCAAACTCGCCGGCGCTTCGGGCACCTACGCCGCCCACGACGCCGCCTACCCCGACGTGGACTGGCCGGCCTTTTCCCGCGAGTTCGTCACGGGGCTCGGCCTCGATCATACGCCGCTCGCGACGCAGGTCAACCCCTGTGACGACATCGCCACCCTGTTCGACGCCCTCCGCGGCGTCAACAACGTCCTCCGGGATCTGGACCTCGACGCGTGGCTCTACGTCTCCGACCGGTATCTGGGACAGCGCGCCGTCGCGGGCGAGACGGGGTCGTCGACGATGCCCCACAAGGTGAACCCCATCGACTTCGAGAACAGCGAGGGGAACCTCTCGAAGGCCAACGCGGACCTGACCTTCCTCGCGGACTACGTGACCACCTCGCGACTCCAGCGCGACCTCTCGGATTCGACGGTCAAACGCAATATGGGCGCGGCGCTCGGCCACTGCCTCATCGCCTACCGCAAGACCGAGGCCGGGCTGGAGAAGGTGGTGCCGAACGAGCAGGTGATGCGCGAGGAACTAGAGGCGACGCCCGAAGTGATCGGCGAGGCGGTTCAGACGATTCTGCGCCGCGAGGGCGACACCGAGGCCTACGAGCGCGTGAAGGAGCTCACGCGAGGGGAGCGGGTGACCATCGAGGACTTCCGCGACCTGTTCGAGGACCTAGACGTGGACGCGCCGGTGCGCGAGGAGCTCCGGGCGTTGACGCCGGCGACGTACACCGGGGTGGCGGCGACTCTCGCGGATTCGGCGCCGGAGTAG
- a CDS encoding glutaredoxin family protein has translation MTFQPGSDLDADTVQERVDTAIEENDVVLFMKGNRLMPQCGYSQRALELVSQYVDDFETVDVLPALPEFREALESHSGWETTPQTYVEGEFVGGSDVLAELDERGELEATLAGE, from the coding sequence ATGACGTTCCAACCCGGGAGCGACCTGGACGCCGACACCGTACAGGAGCGGGTCGACACCGCCATCGAGGAAAACGACGTGGTGCTGTTCATGAAGGGCAACCGGCTCATGCCCCAGTGTGGCTACTCCCAGCGGGCGCTCGAACTCGTCTCCCAGTACGTCGACGACTTCGAGACGGTGGACGTGTTGCCGGCGCTGCCGGAGTTCCGCGAGGCGCTCGAATCCCACAGCGGGTGGGAGACGACGCCCCAGACGTACGTCGAGGGCGAGTTCGTCGGCGGGAGCGACGTGCTCGCGGAACTCGACGAGCGCGGTGAACTCGAGGCGACGCTCGCGGGCGAGTAG
- a CDS encoding DUF7110 family protein, whose protein sequence is MSGRVYRLHSTLELPLEDVQEYFEGDPDLPPEIADVTLTRRNNTLILKAVSEDENLSKYTPTAQLKASVTETRVYEEEPPRAGGPWQEEEEEIPSELVEFACFKGDRETVLQNTALQYPMFLVLRDIARMAEKGTLTAIVEEDDELKATRIVEGEDRPASVEVVENPSQSQAEKNGVNWRDNQFIS, encoded by the coding sequence ATGTCAGGCCGCGTATATCGACTCCATTCGACGCTCGAACTGCCACTCGAAGACGTGCAAGAATACTTCGAGGGGGACCCCGACCTCCCCCCCGAAATCGCGGACGTAACCCTCACTCGACGGAACAACACGCTCATCCTCAAGGCCGTCTCGGAGGACGAAAACCTGAGCAAGTACACCCCGACGGCCCAGCTGAAAGCCAGCGTCACCGAGACGCGGGTGTACGAGGAGGAGCCGCCACGCGCCGGCGGGCCGTGGCAGGAGGAAGAGGAGGAGATTCCCTCCGAACTCGTGGAGTTCGCCTGCTTCAAAGGCGACCGCGAGACGGTGCTCCAGAACACCGCGCTCCAGTACCCCATGTTCCTCGTCCTGCGGGACATCGCCCGCATGGCCGAGAAGGGGACGCTCACCGCCATCGTCGAGGAGGACGACGAACTCAAGGCGACCCGAATCGTCGAGGGCGAGGACCGCCCCGCCTCCGTCGAAGTCGTCGAGAACCCCAGCCAGTCCCAAGCCGAGAAGAACGGCGTGAACTGGCGAGACAATCAGTTCATCAGCTAG
- a CDS encoding metal-dependent hydrolase has product MADLLTHVLTAYVLAALLSLRDDRITPAMVTAAMVGGLVPDLNRIGLVVPASAVESLLGVPFDWDALLTVGGVSVVLGLGTLLVPPRLRRRTAAMLALGTLSHFLLDYLLLFPSGYSHPYLWPMTAAGLPGPELYLSSARWPAVVAAACAALAWLANRRQKRVGWVSDGRN; this is encoded by the coding sequence ATGGCTGACCTGCTGACGCACGTCCTGACCGCCTACGTCCTCGCGGCGCTCCTGTCGCTCCGTGACGATCGGATCACGCCCGCGATGGTGACGGCCGCGATGGTCGGTGGCCTCGTACCCGACCTCAATCGCATCGGACTCGTCGTCCCGGCGTCGGCCGTCGAGTCGCTACTCGGCGTGCCGTTCGACTGGGACGCGCTCCTGACCGTCGGTGGCGTGAGTGTCGTACTCGGACTCGGGACGCTCCTCGTCCCACCCCGACTTCGGCGCCGCACGGCCGCCATGCTGGCGCTGGGTACCCTGTCGCATTTCCTGCTCGACTACCTCCTCCTCTTTCCGTCGGGGTACAGCCACCCCTACCTGTGGCCGATGACTGCGGCCGGGCTGCCGGGGCCGGAGCTGTATCTGAGTTCGGCGCGATGGCCGGCCGTCGTCGCCGCGGCGTGTGCGGCGCTGGCGTGGCTAGCGAATCGTCGGCAGAAACGAGTGGGGTGGGTGTCGGACGGTCGGAACTAG
- a CDS encoding DUF5786 family protein, with protein MGFGSYDESEQQNQNVDADDDGEGVSVHENDHEGTVSFETDASTDDLIDQLGEMKDEDDE; from the coding sequence ATGGGTTTTGGGAGCTACGACGAATCCGAACAGCAGAACCAGAACGTCGACGCCGACGACGACGGTGAGGGCGTCTCCGTCCACGAGAACGACCACGAGGGCACGGTCAGCTTCGAGACGGACGCGTCGACCGACGACCTGATCGACCAACTCGGCGAGATGAAAGACGAGGACGACGAGTAG
- a CDS encoding phosphoadenosine phosphosulfate reductase family protein — MSEFPDYLDVDYTDGEGETPDDYPTLEDKIEKAIEVTRQGLEQYENPAVMWTGGKDSTLTLYFIKEVAEQFDLETPPAVFIDHYQHFDAIHDFVEHWAEEWDLDVIYAKNEDVGAYVGEHGLEPGDDIPVSELSEHNQHHIRNILEYEEDDFPFLLDTYVGNHLLKTVALNDALEEYGIDGVISGVRWDEQEARADETFFSPRHDPDIYPPHDRIQPILQFAEPDVWDAFWNYVVPDTVADFPDEGYVPQGSEDLPNGLTQADIPVSPKYFAGFRSLGSEVSTEKSDEEPAWLQDMANTTERAGRAQDKEDLMERLRDLGYM; from the coding sequence ATGAGCGAGTTCCCCGACTACCTCGACGTCGACTACACGGACGGCGAGGGCGAGACGCCGGACGACTATCCGACGCTCGAAGACAAGATCGAGAAGGCCATCGAGGTCACCCGACAGGGCCTCGAACAGTACGAGAACCCCGCCGTGATGTGGACCGGCGGCAAGGACTCGACGCTCACGCTCTACTTCATCAAGGAGGTCGCCGAGCAGTTCGACCTCGAGACGCCGCCCGCGGTCTTCATCGACCACTACCAGCATTTCGACGCCATCCACGACTTCGTGGAGCACTGGGCCGAGGAGTGGGACCTCGACGTGATCTACGCCAAAAACGAGGACGTGGGCGCGTACGTCGGCGAGCACGGGCTGGAGCCGGGTGACGACATCCCGGTCTCGGAACTGTCCGAGCACAACCAGCACCACATCCGCAACATTCTGGAGTACGAGGAGGACGACTTCCCGTTCCTGCTCGACACCTACGTCGGCAACCACCTGCTGAAGACCGTCGCGCTCAACGACGCACTGGAGGAGTACGGCATCGACGGCGTCATCTCCGGCGTCCGTTGGGACGAACAGGAGGCGCGCGCGGACGAGACGTTCTTCAGCCCGCGCCACGACCCCGACATCTACCCGCCCCACGACCGCATCCAGCCGATCCTACAGTTCGCGGAGCCGGACGTGTGGGACGCCTTCTGGAACTACGTCGTCCCCGACACCGTCGCCGACTTCCCGGACGAGGGCTACGTCCCGCAGGGTTCCGAGGACCTGCCGAACGGCCTCACGCAGGCCGACATCCCCGTCAGCCCGAAGTACTTCGCCGGCTTCCGGTCGCTGGGCAGCGAGGTCAGCACCGAGAAGTCCGACGAGGAGCCCGCGTGGCTCCAGGACATGGCGAACACGACCGAACGCGCCGGCCGCGCCCAGGACAAGGAGGACCTCATGGAGCGCCTCCGCGACCTGGGCTACATGTAA
- a CDS encoding diphthine--ammonia ligase, whose protein sequence is MTDDSEGDGAWASLFSGGKDSSWALYRALEDGLNVTTLVTVHPGDDSYMYHVPATDLAALAAESVGIDLLEVDPGDLGAATATDSAAQGDAELEPLEAALRELSPLTGVTAGAVESEFQTSRIEAMCERLGLDLYAPLWQRDPVTLAEEMLDAGFEILIVQVAAAGLDESWLGRRLDADTLDELIALNERYGVHPLGEGGEFETLVVDGPHMSRPIELEWERVWEGSRGHLRVTDAWLG, encoded by the coding sequence ATGACCGACGACAGCGAGGGCGACGGCGCGTGGGCGAGCCTCTTCTCCGGCGGCAAGGACTCCTCGTGGGCGCTGTATCGCGCGCTCGAGGACGGCCTGAACGTGACCACGCTCGTGACCGTCCATCCCGGCGACGACTCCTACATGTACCACGTCCCGGCGACGGATCTCGCCGCACTGGCGGCCGAGAGCGTCGGGATCGACTTGCTGGAAGTCGATCCCGGTGACCTCGGCGCGGCGACGGCGACCGACTCGGCGGCCCAGGGCGACGCCGAACTCGAACCGCTGGAGGCGGCGCTTCGCGAACTGTCGCCGTTGACCGGCGTCACCGCCGGCGCCGTCGAGAGCGAGTTCCAGACGAGCCGTATCGAGGCGATGTGCGAGCGGCTGGGACTCGACCTCTACGCACCCCTCTGGCAGCGCGACCCCGTCACGCTGGCCGAGGAGATGCTCGACGCTGGCTTCGAAATCCTGATCGTCCAGGTCGCGGCCGCCGGCCTCGACGAGTCGTGGCTCGGCCGACGCCTCGACGCCGACACCCTCGACGAACTGATCGCCCTGAACGAACGGTACGGCGTCCACCCCCTCGGTGAGGGTGGGGAGTTCGAGACGCTGGTGGTCGACGGGCCACACATGTCCCGGCCCATCGAACTGGAGTGGGAGCGAGTGTGGGAGGGGTCGCGTGGCCACCTGCGGGTGACGGACGCGTGGCTGGGGTGA
- a CDS encoding type IV pilin — protein sequence MSGVLRRDGRAISPVVGVALLLALVVVLAAVLGSLLLGIEPPPDPTPQYSYGTEYHADGDGNTNDRPYVVLTLEGGQVEVGEHFYITDSSGNEVRWDAVWTTAGPLTAGDYAHIDGYGSDSALNPACEGETYRFVHRPGDGESAVLATVEIDQPAVGPAAVHC from the coding sequence ATGTCCGGAGTCCTCCGCCGGGACGGCCGCGCGATATCGCCGGTCGTCGGGGTCGCCCTGCTGCTCGCGCTCGTCGTCGTGTTGGCCGCGGTGCTCGGCAGTCTCCTCCTCGGAATCGAACCGCCCCCCGATCCGACGCCGCAGTACAGCTACGGCACCGAGTACCACGCCGACGGGGACGGGAACACGAACGACCGGCCGTACGTCGTGTTGACGCTCGAAGGCGGACAGGTCGAGGTCGGCGAACACTTCTACATCACCGACAGTTCGGGGAACGAGGTGCGGTGGGACGCCGTGTGGACGACCGCCGGTCCGCTAACCGCCGGCGACTACGCGCACATCGACGGCTACGGGAGCGACAGCGCCCTGAACCCCGCCTGCGAGGGCGAGACGTATCGGTTCGTCCACCGCCCCGGCGACGGCGAGAGCGCCGTACTGGCGACGGTCGAGATCGACCAGCCGGCGGTCGGGCCGGCGGCCGTCCACTGTTAG
- a CDS encoding sugar phosphate nucleotidyltransferase, with translation MKAIVLAGGYATRLWPITKHRPKMFLPVGDTTVIDTVFEDLEADDRISEVYVSTNERFADEFTTYIAEGEFEKPTLSVEETTDEDEKFGVVGALAQLIDREGVEEDLVVVAGDNLISFDVSEFVDFFEAKGTPAIAAYDVGSKERARSYGLVELDGDRVVDFQEKPDDPKSTLVSIACYAFPADTLPLFEEYLDAGENPDEPGWFIQWMQARQPVHAFTFDGAWFDIGTPESYLDAVAWHLDGDNRVHPNATVENVELRGNVHVMAGADVADSTLERTVVFPNATIRDADVRGSIIDEETRIENLDLADALIGAHSTMTNGDDSSE, from the coding sequence ATGAAGGCCATCGTCCTGGCAGGGGGGTACGCGACGCGACTCTGGCCGATCACCAAACATCGGCCGAAGATGTTTCTCCCGGTCGGCGACACGACGGTCATCGACACCGTCTTCGAGGATCTGGAGGCCGACGACCGGATCTCCGAGGTGTACGTCAGCACCAACGAGCGCTTCGCCGACGAGTTTACGACGTATATCGCCGAGGGCGAGTTCGAGAAGCCCACCCTGTCCGTCGAGGAGACGACGGACGAGGACGAGAAGTTCGGCGTCGTCGGCGCGCTCGCCCAGCTCATCGACCGCGAAGGCGTCGAGGAGGACCTGGTCGTCGTCGCCGGTGACAACCTCATCAGCTTCGACGTGTCGGAGTTCGTCGACTTCTTCGAGGCCAAGGGCACGCCGGCCATCGCCGCCTACGACGTGGGATCGAAAGAGCGGGCGCGGTCGTACGGACTGGTCGAACTCGACGGCGACCGAGTCGTCGACTTCCAGGAGAAACCCGACGACCCGAAGAGCACGCTCGTCTCCATCGCGTGTTACGCCTTCCCCGCCGACACCCTCCCGCTGTTCGAGGAGTATCTCGACGCCGGCGAGAACCCCGACGAGCCGGGGTGGTTCATCCAGTGGATGCAGGCCCGCCAGCCGGTCCACGCGTTCACTTTCGACGGCGCGTGGTTCGACATCGGGACGCCGGAGAGCTACCTCGACGCCGTCGCCTGGCATCTCGACGGCGACAACCGCGTCCACCCGAACGCGACGGTCGAGAACGTCGAACTGCGTGGGAACGTCCACGTGATGGCCGGCGCCGACGTCGCCGACTCGACGCTCGAACGCACCGTCGTCTTCCCGAACGCCACCATCCGCGACGCCGACGTTCGCGGGTCGATCATCGACGAGGAGACGCGGATCGAGAACCTCGACCTCGCGGACGCGCTCATCGGCGCGCACTCCACGATGACGAACGGCGACGATAGTAGCGAGTGA
- a CDS encoding transcriptional regulator, translated as MESTTRERIAAALRESPATASDLSARVGTSRSAVYDHLRHVARSLRGDDGDERVLVSPPTCRDCGFDGFDDPINHPSTCPECRSENVAEPAFRID; from the coding sequence ATGGAGTCGACGACGCGGGAACGCATCGCGGCGGCGCTTCGGGAATCCCCGGCGACGGCGAGTGACCTCTCGGCACGCGTCGGCACTTCCCGCTCGGCCGTCTACGACCACCTCCGACACGTCGCCCGGTCGCTCCGCGGCGACGACGGCGACGAACGGGTCCTGGTCTCCCCGCCGACCTGTCGGGACTGCGGGTTCGACGGCTTCGACGACCCGATCAACCACCCCTCCACCTGTCCCGAGTGTCGGAGCGAGAACGTGGCCGAACCGGCGTTCCGGATCGACTGA